In a single window of the Gossypium hirsutum isolate 1008001.06 chromosome A13, Gossypium_hirsutum_v2.1, whole genome shotgun sequence genome:
- the LOC121202829 gene encoding NAC domain-containing protein 86 isoform X1, whose amino-acid sequence MAPMTLPPGFRFHPTDEELVAYYLDRKISGRTIELEIIPEVDLYKCEPWDLPDKSFLPSKDMEWYFYSPRDKKYPNGSRTNRATRGGYWKATGKDRAVQTSKAVVGMKKTLVYYRGRAPHGIRTNWVMHEYRLLHSASPTAPSSLKDSYSLCRIFKKNIQIPKTKGAAVENNQSFGDEISRGREAEVEDENFNTSSSDVTQGTPNETGMADEYQPPFTSDEANSSANLSSLGPDFSSDLFQIPSYTNLHYQAPYPPLELEDFPQINIISETKASKAEIIDEYMMYDKCKDYMNGSLEEIFSLCASQDNSMPPLSMHD is encoded by the exons ATGGCTCCCATGACTCTCCCTCCTGGTTTCAGGTTTCACCCAACTGACGAAGAGCTTGTCGCTTACTACCTGGATAGGAAAATCAGCGGTCGCACCATTGAGCTTGAGATTATCCCTGAGGTTGATCTCTATAAATGTGAGCCTTGGGATTTACCAG ATAAGTCGTTTTTGCCCAGCAAAGACATGGAATGGTACTTCTACAGCCCCAGGGATAAGAAATACCCGAATGGGTCGAGAACCAACAGGGCAACGCGTGGCGGCTACTGGAAAGCCACTGGCAAGGATAGGGCGGTGCAGACGTCGAAAGCGGTGGTGGGTATGAAGAAGACTTTGGTTTATTATAGAGGTAGGGCTCCCCACGGCATCAGAACTAATTGGGTTATGCATGAATATCGCTTACTTCACTCCGCTTCTCCCACAGCTCCTTCCAGTCTAAAG GACTCTTATTCTTTATGTCGCATCTTCAAGAAAAACATTCAAATCCCTAAAACAAAAGGAGCTGCTGTTGAGAATAATCAATCATTTGGTGATGAAATCTCAAGAGGGAGAGAAGCTGAAGTTGAAGATGAGAATTTCAATACTTCTTCCTCGGATGTCACTCAAGGGACCCCCAATGAAACTGGCATGGCCGATGAATATCAACCTCCATTTACCTCCGATGAAGCCAATAGTTCGGCTAATTTGTCTTCACTCGGCCCTGATTTTTCCTCCGATCTATTTCAG ATTCCAAGCTACACCAATCTCCATTATCAAGCTCCATATCCACCATTAGAGCTAGAGGACTTCCCACAGATAAATATTATATCAGAGACAAAGGCCTCCAAGGCGGAGATAATTGACGAATACATGATGTATGACAAGTGCAAGGACTACATGAACGGATCATTAGAAGAGATTTTCTCACTTTGTGCCTCTCAGGACAATTCCATGCCCCCCCTCTCCATGCATGATTAA
- the LOC121202829 gene encoding NAC domain-containing protein 86 isoform X2: MAPMTLPPGFRFHPTDEELVAYYLDRKISGRTIELEIIPEVDLYKCEPWDLPDKSFLPSKDMEWYFYSPRDKKYPNGSRTNRATRGGYWKATGKDRAVQTSKAVVGMKKTLVYYRGRAPHGIRTNWVMHEYRLLHSASPTAPSSLKDSYSLCRIFKKNIQIPKTKGAAVENNQSFGDEISRGREAEVEDENFNTSSSDVTQGTPNETGMADEYQPPFTSDEANSSANLSSLGPDFSSDLFQQHSALLGAFINHQRLQNHSVSLPHPNT; the protein is encoded by the exons ATGGCTCCCATGACTCTCCCTCCTGGTTTCAGGTTTCACCCAACTGACGAAGAGCTTGTCGCTTACTACCTGGATAGGAAAATCAGCGGTCGCACCATTGAGCTTGAGATTATCCCTGAGGTTGATCTCTATAAATGTGAGCCTTGGGATTTACCAG ATAAGTCGTTTTTGCCCAGCAAAGACATGGAATGGTACTTCTACAGCCCCAGGGATAAGAAATACCCGAATGGGTCGAGAACCAACAGGGCAACGCGTGGCGGCTACTGGAAAGCCACTGGCAAGGATAGGGCGGTGCAGACGTCGAAAGCGGTGGTGGGTATGAAGAAGACTTTGGTTTATTATAGAGGTAGGGCTCCCCACGGCATCAGAACTAATTGGGTTATGCATGAATATCGCTTACTTCACTCCGCTTCTCCCACAGCTCCTTCCAGTCTAAAG GACTCTTATTCTTTATGTCGCATCTTCAAGAAAAACATTCAAATCCCTAAAACAAAAGGAGCTGCTGTTGAGAATAATCAATCATTTGGTGATGAAATCTCAAGAGGGAGAGAAGCTGAAGTTGAAGATGAGAATTTCAATACTTCTTCCTCGGATGTCACTCAAGGGACCCCCAATGAAACTGGCATGGCCGATGAATATCAACCTCCATTTACCTCCGATGAAGCCAATAGTTCGGCTAATTTGTCTTCACTCGGCCCTGATTTTTCCTCCGATCTATTTCAG CAACATTCTGCTTTATTGGGTGCTTTTATCAATCACCAAAGGCTTCAAAATCACTCAGTCAGTCTTCCCCATCCCAACACTTGA